From a region of the Sesamum indicum cultivar Zhongzhi No. 13 linkage group LG3, S_indicum_v1.0, whole genome shotgun sequence genome:
- the LOC105158219 gene encoding pentatricopeptide repeat-containing protein At5g61990, mitochondrial, with the protein MVQVFSPKASILIRCQQGLIKKTRLLCISVKSQQYSRSPAENEATAAEIDKILKHNNWQFLLESSHIPQRLNADVVHSVLQRSNFSVHPRRLVDFFNWSNRHLGTSQNLHSYSILALVLCSSNLYAPAVNVLGKMVDARVSVSDVLDSILNLYNGCSRFRSRTVVFELLIDVYRKKAMWSEAVTVFLGVKGGDFRISLLCCNSLLKDLLKCNSMDLFWKVYGEILERKIDFDVYTYVSVITAYCKVGNAREAKRVLFEMEENGCDPNLIAYNVIIRGLCGSGAFDEALQLKMTMAEKGLAPDNYTYTIIIDGFCQHKRSSEAKLILEEMCERGLNPDHIAYTALINGFMKEGAVDKAFQVKDAMVARGIKLNLVTYNAIIHGLCKAGDMEKAVSLIHEMTKMGINPQTQTYNYLIEGYSRERSLDKVSEVLVWMNERNLAPSAYTFGAIINELSRSGDLEQANLLVENMIAGGIKPSAVIYTTIIKGYVNEGKYEEAMRILDVMWQKGTVPDVFCYNSVIIGLRKAKRMEEARTCFIGMRERGLMPNAYTFGALISGYIEMGKIETAESYFMEMLDQGIAPDLYNYTSMIDGLCKMGNITQAFSIFSRMLQQCLLPDVHVYSVLIIGLSKNGKLQEAMRIFSNLCEKGLVPDVYTYTSLISGFCKQGDMLEAFRLHNEMHQKGINPNIVTYNALIAGLLRSGDIERAKELFTGLSGRGLIPNKITFTAMIDGYCKSANLDEAFRLLQEMSSSGVSPDGFVYNALVNGCCKKGDMEKALSLFQEMVERGVASILTFNTLIDGFCKSGILTKALELVEDMVDKQILPNHVTFTIIINHYSKMGDMKEAEQLLMEMQRRNIVPTIVTYTSLLHGYSKVGDRSKMFSLFEDLVKKGIEPDEVAYRLMLDAFYEDGNLEKAFTVWNELLGKGVLKGKVSEILIGAWCGNGDISGVLASLDKIREQGYKPSVTTCGTLAYGLKRIGYKEEELDKVFDVMVSFGWVPSSLSLNDLIIQYQPGDLEIGSDQSMRAVSEVVCQV; encoded by the coding sequence ATGGTGCAAGTGTTCTCACCCAAAGCTTCTATTCTCATCAGATGTCAACAAGGtttaatcaagaaaactaGGCTTCTTTGTATCTCTGTTAAATCCCAGCAATATTCTCGCAGCCCCGCGGAAAATGAAGCCACAGCCGCGGAGATTGACAAGATTTTGAAGCATAATAACTGGCAATTTTTGTTGGAATCATCGCACATCCCACAAAGACTAAACGCTGATGTGGTCCATTCAGTGCTCCAGAGAAGCAATTTTTCTGTTCACCCCAGGCGCCTCGTTGATTTCTTCAACTGGTCGAATCGGCATCTGGGTACTTCTCAGAATCTTCATTCTTATTCGATTCTTGCGTTGGTTTTGTGCAGTTCTAATCTTTATGCCCCTGCTGTGAATGTATTGGGGAAAATGGTGGATGCCCGGGTTTCGGTTTCTGATGTTTTGGACTCAATTTTGAATCTTTATAATGGGTGTTCGAGGTTTAGATCGAGGACGGTGGTGTTTGAGCTATTGATTGATGTGTATAGGAAAAAGGCTATGTGGAGTGAGGCTGTGACTGTGTTTTTGGGAGTTAAAGGTGGGGACTTTAGGATCAGTTTATTGTGTTGTAATTCTTTGTTGAAGGATTTGTTGAAATGCAATAGCATGGATCTGTTTTGGAAGGTGTATGGGGAAATTCTGGAAAGAAAGATTGATTTCGATGTCTATACTTATGTTAGTGTGATTACAGCTTATTGCAAAGTTGGCAATGCAAGGGAGGCCAAGAGGGTTCTTTTTGAGATGGAAGAGAACGGGTGTGATCCAAACTTGATTGCTTATAATGTCATCATCAGAGGGTTGTGTGGGAGTGGAGCCTTTGATGAGGCCTTGCAACTGAAGATGACAATGGCTGAGAAGGGTCTCGCTCctgataattatacttataccaTAATTATAGATGGGTTTTGCCAGCACAAGAGATCTTCTGAGGCGAAGTTGATTTTGGAGGAAATGTGTGAAAGAGGCTTAAACCCTGATCATATTGCTTATACTGCCTTGATAAATGGGTTCATGAAAGAGGGAGCTGTGGATAAGGCCTTTCAAGTGAAGGATGCAATGGTTGCAcgtggaattaaattgaatctGGTGACATATAATGCTATCATACATGGTCTTTGCAAAGCTGGTGACATGGAGAAGGCAGTAAGTCTAATACATGAGATGACTAAAATGGGAATAAATCCACAAACCCAGACATACAATTATTTGATTGAAGGGTATAGTCGAGAGCGTAGTCTGGATAAGGTTTCTGAAGTTCTGGTTTGGATGAACGAAAGAAACTTAGCACCTTCGGCATACACCTTTGGTGCTATAATTAATGAGTTAAGTCGCTCAGGCGATCTAGAACAAGCCAATCTTTTAGTGGAGAATATGATTGCAGGAGGTATCAAACCCAGTGCTGTGATCTACACGACAATTATAAAAGGTTATGTCAATGAAGGTAAGTATGAAGAGGCAATGAGAATTTTGGACGTTATGTGGCAGAAAGGCACCGTACCTGATGTTTTCTGCTataattctgtaattattGGTCTTAGAAAGGCAAAGAGGATGGAAGAGGCAAGAACTTGTTTCATTGGAATGCGGGAGAGGGGATTGATGCCAAATGCCTACACCTTTGGGGCCTTGATTTCTGGATATATTGAGATGGGTAAGATAGAGACTGCAGAAAGTTATTTCATGGAGATGCTTGATCAAGGTATAGCTCCTgatctttataattatacatcaatGATTGACGGACTCTGCAAAATGGGGAACATAACACAGGCCTTTTCTATTTTCAGTCGCATGCTACAACAGTGTCTACTCCCAGATGTGCATGTTTACAGTGTACTCATAATTGGCCTTTCCAAGAATGGGAAATTGCAAGAAGCAATGAGAATTTTCTCCAACCTCTGTGAAAAGGGGTTGGTACCTGATGTTTACACTTATACTTCATTAATATCTGGTTTCTGTAAGCAAGGTGATATGCTAGAGGCTTTCAGGCTTCATAATGAAATGCATCAGAAGGGTATAAATCCTAACATTGTCACTTATAATGCCTTGATTGCTGGATTGTTAAGATCAGGTGACATAGAGAGAGCTAAGGAACTGTTTACTGGACTATCTGGCAGAGGGTTGATACCAAATAAGATTACATTTACCGCAATGATCGATGGGTACTGCAAGTCAGCAAATCTGGATGAAGCATTTCGTTTGTTGCAAGAAATGTCATCGAGTGGGGTTTCACCTGACGGTTTCGTCTACAATGCTCTTGTCAACGGATGCTGCAAGAAAGGAGACATGGAGAAAGCTTTATCCCTATTCCAAGAAATGGTTGAGAGGGGTGTTGCATCTATACTTACATTCAACACATTGATTGATGGGTTTTGCAAGTCAGGAATATTGACTAAAGCACTTGAGCTGGTTGAAGACATGGTTGATAAGCAAATATTGCCTAATCACGTAACCTTCACTATTATAATCAATCACTATAGCAAGATGGGGGACATGAAGGAAGCAGAGCAACTTCTTATGGAGATGCAAAGGAGAAATATAGTACCCACAATTGTGACTTACACTTCCCTTTTGCATGGTTATAGCAAAGTAGGGGATAGATCCAAGATGTTTTCCCTATTTGAGGACTTAGTAAAAAAGGGTATCGAGCCTGATGAAGTAGCATATAGACTGATGCTTGATGCATTCTATGAAGACGGAAATTTGGAAAAAGCATTTACAGTCTGGAATGAACTTTTGGGCAAGGGTGTATTGAAAGGAAAGGTTAGTGAAATACTGATAGGGGCATGGTGTGGAAATGGAGATATTTCAGGGGTATTGGCATCACTTGATAAAATAAGAGAGCAAGGGTATAAACCGAGTGTTACCACATGTGGTACCTTGGCCTACGGTTTGAAGAGAATAGGATACAAAGAAGAAGAACTAGATAAGGTTTTTGATGTTATGGTGAGCTTTGGATGGGTGCCATCATCCTTGAGTTTAAACGACTTGATCATCCAATATCAACCGGGGGATTTGGAGATTGGCAGTGACCAGTCTATGCGAGCAGTATCTGAAGTTGTGTGTCAGGTTTAA
- the LOC105158220 gene encoding cytochrome P450 82C4-like, whose amino-acid sequence MDLILVHVGAIVSGLLSLALLYNLWRKSTRISKNVDYGSYPPQPRGAWPIIGHLHLLSGQNHIAYTLGTLADKYGPVFTLRLGMQRAVVVSSLEAIMECFTTNDKCFANRPKSSAGEHLVYAHKQFGFNNTPCCREMRNLISLELFSSSTLKSIKKLRESETITTIKKLYYETRRVRPSKVVISHWIEEMTSNIVVKMIVGKRYEDAAETREVERLRSIIREVACLSGQFVVSDVIPIPLLRWMDLQGHIKGIKRASKDLDGIIEEWIDECMKRRVMKGEEGEEQDLMDEVFSIVNDEFLIDAPTWRAIIKTFVVNIILGIFDTTSVHLIRLFSVLTNHRQVMQRAQAEIETNVGKQRWVQESDLNNLLYLQATIKETLRLYPPLPLSLPHEAAHECRVAGYLIPRGTQLFVNLWKLHRDPGFWPEPDRFLPERFLMTGHARAMEVRGQQFEFIPFGYGRRSCPGITFAMELTSFTLARLVQGFDFSALVELNEDCVAVERENPLEVLVSPRLSWQLYEQL is encoded by the exons ATGGATTTGATTTTAGTGCATGTGGGAGCAATAGTTTCTGGTCTGCTGTCCTTGGCCCTGCTCTACAATCTATGGAGGAAAAGTACTCGCATATCTAAGAATGTTGATTATGGCTCTTATCCTCCACAACCAAGAGGGGCCTGGCCTATTATAGGCCACCTTCATCTTCTAAGTGGCCAGAACCACATAGCTTATACTCTAGGCACTCTTGCTGATAAATATGGCCCTGTTTTCACTCTACGTCTAGGCATGCAACGTGCAGTGGTCGTGAGTAGCCTAGAAGCTATCATGGAATGCTTCACAACCAACGACAAGTGCTTCGCCAATAGGCCGAAATCCAGTGCTGGAGAGCATCTTGTCTATGCACACAAGCAGTTTGGCTTCAACAATACTCCATGTTGTCGCGAAATGAGAAACCTTATTTCCTTGGAACTCTTCTCATCCTCAACGCTCAAGTCAATCAAGAAACTTCGTGAGTCTGAGACAATCACAACCATAAAAAAGTTGTACTATGAAACAAGAAGAGTGAGGCCATCCAAAGTGGTGATCAGCCATTGGATTGAAGAGATGACTTCTAACATAGTTGTGAAGATGATTGTTGGAAAAAGATACGAAGATGCTGCTGAAACAAGGGAAGTAGAAAGGCTTAGAAGCATTATAAGAGAAGTTGCATGCTTATCAGGGCAGTTTGTGGTTTCTGATGTGATTCCAATTCCATTGTTGAGATGGATGGATCTTCAAGGGCACATAAAGGGCATAAAACGGGCATCGAAAGATCTTGATGGCATTATAGAGGAGTGGATCGACGAATGTATGAAGAGAAGAGTGATGAAAGGGGAAGAGGGAGAGGAGCAAGACTTGATGGATGAAGTGTTTTCCATTGTTAATGACGAGTTCTTGATTGATGCACCTACATGGCGAGCAATAATCAAAACCTTTGTGGTG AACATCATCCTCGGCATCTTCGACACAACATCCGTACACCTGATAAGGCTCTTCTCAGTACTAACAAACCACAGACAAGTCATGCAACGTGCCCAAGCAGAGATAGAGACCAATGTAGGCAAGCAAAGATGGGTACAAGAATCTGACCTCAACAACTTGCTCTATCTCCAGGCCACCATCAAAGAAACTCTGCGCTTGTATCCGCCCCTGCCCCTGTCCCTACCGCATGAGGCGGCCCACGAATGCCGTGTTGCCGGCTACCTCATTCCCAGGGGCACGCAGCTGTTTGTTAACCTGTGGAAACTGCACAGGGACCCTGGATTTTGGCCGGAGCCTGACAGGTTCCTGCCTGAGAGGTTCTTGATGACTGGCCATGCACGTGCAATGGAAGTCAGGGGGCAGCAGTTTGAGTTCATCCCGTTTGGTTATGGGAGGAGATCGTGCCCTGGAATCACGTTTGCCATGGAACTTACAAGCTTTACACTTGCTAGATTGGTTCagggttttgatttttctgcaCTGGTGGAGCTGAATGAAGATTGTGTTGCTGTGGAGAGGGAGAATCCATTGGAAGTGCTGGTTAGTCCACGCTTGTCTTGGCAGCTCTATGAACAGTTGTAG
- the LOC105158218 gene encoding auxin response factor 2-like, with amino-acid sequence MSASEVSIKGYNNDCNDYSSGTDKGNSGAGKVDAETALYTELWRACAGPLVTVPREHELVYYFPQGHIEQVEASTNQSADQQMPVYNLPPKILCRVVNVHLKAEPDTDEVFAQVTLMPEPNQDENAVKKEPLPAPPPRFHVHSFCKTLTASDTSTHGGFSVLRRHADECLPPLDMSRQPPTQELVAKDLHGNEWRFRHIFRGQPRRHLLQSGWSVFVSSKRLVAGDAFIFLRGENGELRVGVRRAMRQQGNAPSSVISSHSMHLGVLATAWHAIQTKTMFTVYYKPRTSPSEFIVPYDQYMESVKNNYSIGMRFKMRFEGEEAPEQRFTGTIVGIEDADPKRWPESKWRCLKVRWDETSTIPRPERVSPWKIEPALSPPALNPLPVPRPKRPRSSVLPSSPDSSVLTREGPSKMAVDPSPASGFPRVLQGQELSTLRGTFAESNESESSEKPLLWNPSLDSEKIDASASRRYGSDKWLPIGRPEKSFTDLLSGFGSQNNSSNDFCMSPVNQEVSKLQAQEHEAKFSLIGNTWSIMPSGLSLNLMDSGLKTHGQGADSSYQRRGDARYATFREFSLIPDPRGDNQQGNWLMPPPISPYLQMPSSQSRELMPKSVFAQPHDTMKPKEGNCKLFGIPLISNSASLEPALSHRTAMTEPAGHVQHGIRSHQSLAIESDQRSDQSKGSKVVDNPVATTEQEKQFQTFHPVARDRESKGHSGSTRSCTKVHKQGTALGRSVDLSKFDNYDELIAELDNLFEFNGELKARNKNWLVVYTDDEDDMMLVGDDPWEEFCGMVRKILILTKEEVQRMSPGTFNSKGEETSSVAEGMDAKDVKDLPKTSSSSPDDC; translated from the exons ATGTCTGCCTCTGAGGTGTCGATCAAGGGTTATAATAATGATTGCAACGATTATAGTTCCGGGACGGATAAGGGGAATTCCGGCGCTGGAAAAG TGGATGCTGAGACGGCGTTATACACAGAGCTATGGAGGGCCTGCGCCGGTCCTTTGGTGACTGTTCCTCGTGAGCACGAGCTTGTTTACTATTTTCCTCAGGGTCACATAGAGCAG GTGGAGGCATCTACTAATCAAAGTGCAGACCAGCAGATGCCCGTGTACAATCTTCCTCCCAAGATTCTCTGCCGAGTGGTTAATGTCCATTTGAAG GCCGAGCCCGACACAGACGAGGTCTTTGCTCAAGTTACCTTGATGCCTGAACCTAAT CAAGATGAGAATGCAGTAAAAAAGGAACCTCTTCCGGCCCCACCACCTCGCTTTCACGTCCACTCTTTTTGCAAGACTCTTACTGCATCAGATACAAGTACTCATGGTGGGTTCTCGGTGCTGCGACGGCATGCTGATGAATGTCTTCCCCCATTG GACATGTCAAGGCAACCTCCCACCCAGGAACTAGTGGCGAAAGATTTGCATGGAAATGAGTGGCGATTTAGGCATATTTTTCGTG gTCAACCACGGAGGCACCTGCTCCAGAGTGGTTGGAGCGTCTTTGTTAGTTCAAAGAGGCTCGTTGCTGGGGATGCCTTTATATTCTTGAG AGGGGAGAATGGGGAGCTGCGTGTTGGAGTTAGGCGTGCCATGAGACAACAGGGAAATGCTCCATCATCAGTCATATCCAGCCACAGTATGCATCTTGGTGTTCTAGCAACAGCTTGGCATGCCATTCAGACCAAGACCATGTTCACAGTATATTACAAGCCTAG GACCAGTCCATCTGAGTTTATTGTTCCCTACGATCAATACATGGAATCTGTTAAAAACAACTACTCGATAGGAATGAGATTCAAGATGAGATTCGAAGGTGAAGAAGCTCCAGAACAGAG GTTTACTGGAACTATTGTTGGAATTGAAGATGCAGATCCGAAAAGGTGGCCAGAGTCGAAATGGAGATGCCTAAAG gTTCGATGGGATGAAACTTCAACAATTCCTCGACCTGAGAGGGTTTCCCCCTGGAAAATAGAACCTGCTCTTTCTCCTCCTGCGCTGAATCCACTTCCTGTGCCAAGACCTAAAAGGCCTCGATCGAGTGTCTTGCCATCATCCCCCGACTCTTCTGTCCTTACCAGGGAAG GTCCATCTAAGATGGCTGTAGACCCTTCACCTGCCAGTGGGTTCCCAAGGGTCTTGCAAGGTCAAGAATTGTCGACCTTGAGAGGGACTTTTGCGGAGAGCAATGAGTCAGAGTCATCTGAGAAGCCATTACTGTGGAATCCCTCATTAGATTCTGAGAAGATTGATGCCTCGGCTTCAAGAAGATATGGGTCAGATAAGTGGTTACCTATTGGAAGGCCTGAGAAGTCATTCACTGATCTGTTATCGGGTTTTGGGtctcaaaataattcatccaaTGATTTCTGTATGTCTCCTGTCAATCAAGAAGTTTCAAAGCTACAAGCACAAGAGCATGAGGCCAAGTTTAGCTTAATTGGGAACACCTGGTCTATCATGCCTTCTGGTCTCTCCCTTAATCTGATGGATTCTGGCTTGAAGACTCATGGGCAAGGTGCTGATTCTTCTTATCAGAGACGCGGTGATGCCAGATATGCTACTTTTAGAGAATTTTCCTTGATTCCTGATCCTAGGGGAGACAATCAACAAGGAAATTGGTTGATGCCTCCGCCTATTTCACCATACCTTCAAATGCCATCTTCTCAGTCAAGAGAGCTGATGCCGAAATCTGTATTTGCGCAACCACATGATACGATGAAGCCAAAGGAAGGAAATTGCAAGCTGTTTGGTATTCCCCTCATAAGTAACTCGGCATCATTAGAGCCAGCATTGTCACATAGAACTGCTATGACTGAGCCAGCTGGTCATGTGCAGCATGGGATACGTTCTCACCAATCCCTTGCTATTGAGTCTGATCAAAGGTCTGATCAATCTAAGGGCTCAAAAGTGGTGGATAATCCAGTTGCCACCACTGAGCAGGAGAAGCAATTTCAAACCTTCCATCCTGTGGCTAGAGACAGAGAAAGCAAAGGTCACTCTGGTTCAACAAGGAGTTGCACTAAG GTTCATAAGCAGGGGACTGCCCTTGGTCGGTCTGTGGATCTTTCCAAGTTTGACAACTATGATGAATTGATTGCTGAATTGGATAATCTCTTTGAATTTAATGGTGAACTCAAGGCACGGAATAAGAATTGGCTTGTTGTGTATActgatgatgaggatgataTGATGCTTGTTGGAGATGACCCCTGGGA GGAGTTCTGTGGTATGGTTCGCAAGATTCTAATACTAACAAAAGAAGAGGTCCAGCGTATGAGTCCAGGGACCTTCAATTCAAAAGGAGAAGAAACATCATCGGTTGCAGAAGGCATGGATGCTAAAGATGTGAAGGATTTGCCAAAAACTTCATCATCTAGCCCAGACGATTGCTAG